Proteins co-encoded in one Gopherus evgoodei ecotype Sinaloan lineage chromosome 4, rGopEvg1_v1.p, whole genome shotgun sequence genomic window:
- the CINP gene encoding cyclin-dependent kinase 2-interacting protein isoform X1 — MSRGRARAASPRPRAREDQAAGPGAAERRLPGPGGGTGPKSPAAVPPKRPVLSVSARKIKDNAADWHNLMMKWETLNNNGFTTANKIVNLKIGTQFKDNKLEIECDNIASDCGKLSPNYNEELEMFCAKLLETLENMAKIQQKMEKLCSTTKGICDLETYHYENGDCRTPLFHTWPTTYFYEVSFKLTEMYKKEIRLKQTIVQEIAHTADQDLMMVYLSSWLYQPYIESSSKLLLESMLLETGHRQV; from the exons ATGTCTCGCGGGAGGGCGCGCGCTGCCTCCCCGAGGCCCCGGGCGAGGGAAGACCAAGCCGCCGGGCCGGGCGCGGCTGAGCGACGGCTGCCGGGCCCGGGTGGGGGGACCGGAC caaagagtcctgctgctgttcctccaAAAAGACCTGTCTTATCTGTCAGTGCAAGAAAAATTAAAGATAACGCAGCAGACTGGCATAATTTAATGATGAAATGGGAGACGCTGAATAATAATGGATTTACTACTGCAAACAAAATTGTAAACTTGAAAATTGGCACACA ATTTAAAGATAACAAGCTGGAGATAGAATGTGACAACATTGCATCTGACTGTGGAAAGCTGTCTCCAAACTATAATGAAGAACTTGAGATGTTCTGTGCAAAATTGCTTGAGACCTTGGAAAACATG GCAAAAATAcaacagaaaatggaaaaactGTGTTCAACTACTAAAGGAATTTGTGACTTAGAAACATATCATTATGAAAATGGAGATTGCAGGACACCACTCTTTCACACATGGCCCACTACGTACTTCT ATGAGGTTTCTTTCAAGCTCACTGAAATGTACAAGAAGGAAATACGACTTAAACAAACAATTGTGCAAGAGATTGCTCATACGGCTGACCAAGATCTTATGATGGTTTATTTATCGTCTTGGTTGTACCAGCCCTATATTGAGAGCAGCAGCAAACTACTGCTAGAAAGCATGTTGCTGGAAACAGGACATAGACAAGTGTAG
- the CINP gene encoding cyclin-dependent kinase 2-interacting protein isoform X4, which yields MAAKSPAAVPPKRPVLSVSARKIKDNAADWHNLMMKWETLNNNGFTTANKIVNLKIGTQFKDNKLEIECDNIASDCGKLSPNYNEELEMFCAKLLETLENMAKIQQKMEKLCSTTKGICDLETYHYENGDCRTPLFHTWPTTYFYEVSFKLTEMYKKEIRLKQTIVQEIAHTADQDLMMVYLSSWLYQPYIESSSKLLLESMLLETGHRQV from the exons ATGGCTG caaagagtcctgctgctgttcctccaAAAAGACCTGTCTTATCTGTCAGTGCAAGAAAAATTAAAGATAACGCAGCAGACTGGCATAATTTAATGATGAAATGGGAGACGCTGAATAATAATGGATTTACTACTGCAAACAAAATTGTAAACTTGAAAATTGGCACACA ATTTAAAGATAACAAGCTGGAGATAGAATGTGACAACATTGCATCTGACTGTGGAAAGCTGTCTCCAAACTATAATGAAGAACTTGAGATGTTCTGTGCAAAATTGCTTGAGACCTTGGAAAACATG GCAAAAATAcaacagaaaatggaaaaactGTGTTCAACTACTAAAGGAATTTGTGACTTAGAAACATATCATTATGAAAATGGAGATTGCAGGACACCACTCTTTCACACATGGCCCACTACGTACTTCT ATGAGGTTTCTTTCAAGCTCACTGAAATGTACAAGAAGGAAATACGACTTAAACAAACAATTGTGCAAGAGATTGCTCATACGGCTGACCAAGATCTTATGATGGTTTATTTATCGTCTTGGTTGTACCAGCCCTATATTGAGAGCAGCAGCAAACTACTGCTAGAAAGCATGTTGCTGGAAACAGGACATAGACAAGTGTAG
- the CINP gene encoding cyclin-dependent kinase 2-interacting protein isoform X3 yields the protein MAAAKSPAAVPPKRPVLSVSARKIKDNAADWHNLMMKWETLNNNGFTTANKIVNLKIGTQFKDNKLEIECDNIASDCGKLSPNYNEELEMFCAKLLETLENMAKIQQKMEKLCSTTKGICDLETYHYENGDCRTPLFHTWPTTYFYEVSFKLTEMYKKEIRLKQTIVQEIAHTADQDLMMVYLSSWLYQPYIESSSKLLLESMLLETGHRQV from the exons ATGGCTG cagcaaagagtcctgctgctgttcctccaAAAAGACCTGTCTTATCTGTCAGTGCAAGAAAAATTAAAGATAACGCAGCAGACTGGCATAATTTAATGATGAAATGGGAGACGCTGAATAATAATGGATTTACTACTGCAAACAAAATTGTAAACTTGAAAATTGGCACACA ATTTAAAGATAACAAGCTGGAGATAGAATGTGACAACATTGCATCTGACTGTGGAAAGCTGTCTCCAAACTATAATGAAGAACTTGAGATGTTCTGTGCAAAATTGCTTGAGACCTTGGAAAACATG GCAAAAATAcaacagaaaatggaaaaactGTGTTCAACTACTAAAGGAATTTGTGACTTAGAAACATATCATTATGAAAATGGAGATTGCAGGACACCACTCTTTCACACATGGCCCACTACGTACTTCT ATGAGGTTTCTTTCAAGCTCACTGAAATGTACAAGAAGGAAATACGACTTAAACAAACAATTGTGCAAGAGATTGCTCATACGGCTGACCAAGATCTTATGATGGTTTATTTATCGTCTTGGTTGTACCAGCCCTATATTGAGAGCAGCAGCAAACTACTGCTAGAAAGCATGTTGCTGGAAACAGGACATAGACAAGTGTAG
- the CINP gene encoding cyclin-dependent kinase 2-interacting protein isoform X2, translating into MPRKSTNAGWGCRASIPRDRQPAQPRGRDPSPKSPAAVPPKRPVLSVSARKIKDNAADWHNLMMKWETLNNNGFTTANKIVNLKIGTQFKDNKLEIECDNIASDCGKLSPNYNEELEMFCAKLLETLENMAKIQQKMEKLCSTTKGICDLETYHYENGDCRTPLFHTWPTTYFYEVSFKLTEMYKKEIRLKQTIVQEIAHTADQDLMMVYLSSWLYQPYIESSSKLLLESMLLETGHRQV; encoded by the exons ATGCCAAGGAAATCGACCAACGCGGGCTGGGGCTGTAGGGCCTCGATCCCGCGGGACCGTCAGCCTGCGCAGCCAAGGGGACGGGACCCCTCCC caaagagtcctgctgctgttcctccaAAAAGACCTGTCTTATCTGTCAGTGCAAGAAAAATTAAAGATAACGCAGCAGACTGGCATAATTTAATGATGAAATGGGAGACGCTGAATAATAATGGATTTACTACTGCAAACAAAATTGTAAACTTGAAAATTGGCACACA ATTTAAAGATAACAAGCTGGAGATAGAATGTGACAACATTGCATCTGACTGTGGAAAGCTGTCTCCAAACTATAATGAAGAACTTGAGATGTTCTGTGCAAAATTGCTTGAGACCTTGGAAAACATG GCAAAAATAcaacagaaaatggaaaaactGTGTTCAACTACTAAAGGAATTTGTGACTTAGAAACATATCATTATGAAAATGGAGATTGCAGGACACCACTCTTTCACACATGGCCCACTACGTACTTCT ATGAGGTTTCTTTCAAGCTCACTGAAATGTACAAGAAGGAAATACGACTTAAACAAACAATTGTGCAAGAGATTGCTCATACGGCTGACCAAGATCTTATGATGGTTTATTTATCGTCTTGGTTGTACCAGCCCTATATTGAGAGCAGCAGCAAACTACTGCTAGAAAGCATGTTGCTGGAAACAGGACATAGACAAGTGTAG
- the CINP gene encoding cyclin-dependent kinase 2-interacting protein isoform X5, whose amino-acid sequence MMKWETLNNNGFTTANKIVNLKIGTQFKDNKLEIECDNIASDCGKLSPNYNEELEMFCAKLLETLENMAKIQQKMEKLCSTTKGICDLETYHYENGDCRTPLFHTWPTTYFYEVSFKLTEMYKKEIRLKQTIVQEIAHTADQDLMMVYLSSWLYQPYIESSSKLLLESMLLETGHRQV is encoded by the exons ATGATGAAATGGGAGACGCTGAATAATAATGGATTTACTACTGCAAACAAAATTGTAAACTTGAAAATTGGCACACA ATTTAAAGATAACAAGCTGGAGATAGAATGTGACAACATTGCATCTGACTGTGGAAAGCTGTCTCCAAACTATAATGAAGAACTTGAGATGTTCTGTGCAAAATTGCTTGAGACCTTGGAAAACATG GCAAAAATAcaacagaaaatggaaaaactGTGTTCAACTACTAAAGGAATTTGTGACTTAGAAACATATCATTATGAAAATGGAGATTGCAGGACACCACTCTTTCACACATGGCCCACTACGTACTTCT ATGAGGTTTCTTTCAAGCTCACTGAAATGTACAAGAAGGAAATACGACTTAAACAAACAATTGTGCAAGAGATTGCTCATACGGCTGACCAAGATCTTATGATGGTTTATTTATCGTCTTGGTTGTACCAGCCCTATATTGAGAGCAGCAGCAAACTACTGCTAGAAAGCATGTTGCTGGAAACAGGACATAGACAAGTGTAG